The DNA region TGTCTATTCATGTTCATTATATTACCATTAGTATGGAGGGATTTTTAATTTCTATTTTCCcagtagctgctaaatacatttattattaAAGTAATAAAGTTGTCTGTCTGCTATCTTAGAATTTCCATTGTATAAGTGTTTATGAAAATGTTTAGTCTAGAATCTGGTCTTATTCTTCATTGTTTGACGATGCCGATGTGTGTGTTAATGCGCTGGGCTTGTTGAGACCAGTGTTATTATCGAAACTGAAACGAAAATGGACaccaaagaaaattatttgtgaactgaaattaaaataaaaactatgTTTACCAAAAAAAGTCAGACATTAATCTGCAAAAAGTCTTTTTACCTAGTAGAAGATGTCTTCTGatctgtccctttcttcaccaccacttcagtgcttatcgcttcAATGATTTACTAAAATAGTCGCATGTGGCTTCCACCCCTAACTGAATTCAATATGCAAAAGGATACAGCAAACTTAGAGAGAGTACTCACTTTTGGATATCACAAAATGTTTCTCAATATTTCGGGcgcactactaatctgcttatctAATTGTGGATGTAAGTAATGTCCGAATGGTACCAAAAAGCCCTCCAATGGCAAATAGTTTGTTGTCAAAATAGAACTTACTTAAATGGTCAGTttcattttctggaggaaaattaatTGTTTAGATTAATGGAATAATTGATAAAATTAATTCATAGAATAATAGTTGTAAGTGGCAGCTCTACACTGGCCTAATCTGTTATATATCTATATCTAAACCTGGACTTCTGCATTCTAGTAATTATGACAAAGCAGTTTCTACCACCAGTAACTGGACAGTTCTGACAATGACACACCAGGACActcatgctgttttttttttttttttttttaaataccaatatttatttcattagtgCAACCACATATGTATAGCATGAGATGGTTTCCCATGTTATTACTAACAGTCTAATTCTCAGAAACGTCTATTGCAACCTCTAGTACCAGACAAGAAATTGTCTTAATAGATTTCAgtactggactgaggcacagTGTTTAAAAATGGCACGAAATATGAAAAACGGGCCAGTAAGCCAACGCTGTACTTTTGTACAACTGACAAGCGCTTCGCTAAAATATTGAGGTGAAAGCGGCAGGAATGCTAGACATTGACTGCATGGAGTTTTTGATGGAGGCCCGTGGACTCTTCTTTCCACAAACACGCCAAAACTCCAAATAAGCAAAATTGTTCCTTTTAGCACATTAGGATGATTGTTTTAAAGGCTATGAATCTGTGTGTGCTGTCAAATGGGCGTGGCCAGCCATGAGGTCACGCCTCATCGTCAAGCTCATCTTCCTCGAACTCGCCCTGCTCATCTGCCGTGGCGTCCTGGTACTGTTGGTATTCGGAAACCAGGTCATTCATATTACTCTCAGCCTCGGTGAACTCCATCTCATCCATACCCTCACCGGTGTACCAGTGCAAGAAGGCCTTGCGGCGGAACATGGCGGTGAACTGCTCCGAGATCCTCCTGAAGAGCTCCTGGATGGCCGTGCTATTGCCAATGAAGGTGGCAGACATCTTGAGGCCACGAGGTGGGATGTCACAGACGGCGGTCTTCACGTTGTTGGGAATCCACTCCACGAAGTAGCTACTGTTCTTGTTCTGGACATTCAACATCTGCTCGTCCACCTCCTTCATGGACATACGACCGCGGAATATTGCTGCCACGGTGAGGTAGCGGCCGTGACGTGGGTCACAGGCCGCCATCATGTTCTTGGCATCAAACATCTGTTGGGTAAGCTCCGGCACAGTGAGGGCGCGGTACTgctggctccccctgctggtcagaGGTGAGAAGCCCGGCATGAAGAAATGCAGACGGGGGAAGGGCACCATGTTGACGGCCAGCTTTCGGAGGTCAGCattcagctggcctgggaagcGCAGGCAGGTGGTGACGCCGCTCATGGTGGCCGACACCAGGTGGTTGAGGTCCCCGTAGGTGGGTGTGGTCAGCTTCAGCGTGCGGAAGCAGATGTCATACAGCGCCTCGTTGTCGATGCTGTAGGTCTCGTCTGTGTTCTCCACCAGCTGGTGCACGGAGAGCGTGGCGTTGTAGGGCTCCACCACTGTGTCTGACACTTTGGGCGAGGGCATGACGCTGAAGGTGTTCATGATGCGGTCGGGGTACTCTTCACGGATCTTGCTGATCAGCAGGGTACCCATACCGGAGCCAGTACCCCCACCCAGGGAGTGTGTGAGCtggaaaccctgcagacagtcacAACTCTCCGCCTCCTTCCTCACCACGTCCAGCACTGAGTCCACTAGCTCCGCCCCCTCTGTGTAGTGCCCTTTAGCCCAATTATTACCTGCTCCACTCTGTCCTGGAATCATACACAGATGATCCCATCAA from Brienomyrus brachyistius isolate T26 chromosome 1, BBRACH_0.4, whole genome shotgun sequence includes:
- the LOC125738327 gene encoding tubulin beta-2A chain, producing MREIVHIQAGQCGNQIGAKFWEVISDEHGIDPTGSYHGDSDLQLERINVYYNEAIGNKFVPRAILVDLEPGTMDSVRSGPFGHIFRPDNFVFGQSGAGNNWAKGHYTEGAELVDSVLDVVRKEAESCDCLQGFQLTHSLGGGTGSGMGTLLISKIREEYPDRIMNTFSVMPSPKVSDTVVEPYNATLSVHQLVENTDETYSIDNEALYDICFRTLKLTTPTYGDLNHLVSATMSGVTTCLRFPGQLNADLRKLAVNMVPFPRLHFFMPGFSPLTSRGSQQYRALTVPELTQQMFDAKNMMAACDPRHGRYLTVAAIFRGRMSMKEVDEQMLNVQNKNSSYFVEWIPNNVKTAVCDIPPRGLKMSATFIGNSTAIQELFRRISEQFTAMFRRKAFLHWYTGEGMDEMEFTEAESNMNDLVSEYQQYQDATADEQGEFEEDELDDEA